A stretch of Lathyrus oleraceus cultivar Zhongwan6 chromosome 6, CAAS_Psat_ZW6_1.0, whole genome shotgun sequence DNA encodes these proteins:
- the LOC127098541 gene encoding serine/threonine-protein kinase CTR1 gives MEMPARRSNYSILSQVPDDPFSYAAGASAPSSSSDGKASRGGKLDRGLGFDWELVGGDHRSTQQGNNRIGNLYSSIGLQRQSSGSSYGESSLSGGGEYYAQTLSVAAASEVDAFGYLHDDGFKVGEVRNKLSEGPGWTGGSSGKSWAQQTEESYQLQLALALRLSSDATCADDPNFLDPVPEEASLRLSSSPEALSHRFWVNGCLSYSDKIPDGFYLIHGMDSYVWTVCTDLQENSRIPSVDTLKSVHPRTGSSLEVVLVDRRYDASLRELQNIVHDISCSSITTTEVVDQLSKLVCNRMGGSASAGEDEFLSFWRDCSNNLKDCLGSVVFPIGSLSVGLCRHRAILFKVLADAIDLPCRIAKGCKYCKRDDASSCLVRFGLEREYLVDLIGKPGQLCEPDSLLNGPSSISFCSPLRFPRLKPAETTIDFRSLAKQYFSDCLSLELFFDNSSAVSISEQFDGKSNERNNLRPISSDINRSSHLPLYPQSALPSTHDQASETYMLCNPPQNIIDSTTVGKYPPPLKHKRPVCISNDDVIEGRRFVEGSQLIPSKPTREVAFDMEDLAIPWNDLNLKEKIGSGSFGTVHRAEWNGSDVAVKILMEQDFHAERFKEFMREVAIMKHLRHPNIVLLMGAVTQPPNLSIVTEYLSRGSLYRLLHRPGAKEVLDERRRLSMAYDVAKGMNYLHKRNPPIVHRDLKSPNLLVDKKYTVKVCDFGLSRLKANTFLSSKSAAGTPEWMAPEVLRDEPSNEKSDLYSFGVIMWELATLQQPWGNLNPAQVVAAVGFKGKRLEIPRELNPQIAAIIEACWANEPWKRPSFASIMDSLRSLLKPPTPQPGLPNMPPLT, from the exons ATGGAAATGCCTGCGAGAAGATCTAATTACTCTATTCTAAGTCAAGTTCCCGATGATCCGTTTTCGTATGCTGCCGGAGCTAGTGCTCCGTCGTCTTCCAGTGACGGGAAAGCGAGTAGAGGCGGAAAGTTAGATAGAGGTTTAGGTTTTGATTGGGAGTTAGTTGGTGGTGATCATAGGTCAACTCAGCAAGGGAACAATCGGATCGGGAATTTGTACTCTTCTATTGGGTTACAGAGACAATCCAGCGGGAGTAGTTATGGGGAAAGCTCGTTATCTGGTGGAGGAGAGTATTATGCACAGACGCTGTCCGTGGCGGCGGCTAGTGAGGTGGATGCATTTGGATATTTGCATGATGATGGATTTAAGGTGGGTGAGGTGAGGAACAAGTTGTCTGAGGGTCCGGGTTGGACTGGCGGATCTTCTGGGAAGAGCTGGGCTCAGCAGACGGAAGAGAGTTATCAGTTGCAGCTTGCTTTGGCGTTGAGGCTGTCCTCGGACGCAACTTGTGCGGATGATCCGAATTTTCTGGATCCGGTGCCGGAAGAAGCTTCTTTGAGGCTCTCGTCTTCCCCTGAGGCTTTGTCTCATAGATTCTGG GTGAATGGCTGCCTATCGTACTCTGATAAAATCCCCGATGGATTTTACTTAATTCATGGGATGGATTCCTATGTCTGGACTGTGTGCACTGATCTGCAGGAAAACAGTCGAATCCCATCAGTCGATACTCTAAAGTCTGTGCATCCCCGCACCGGTTCTTCCCTTGAAGTAGTTTTGGTGGATCGGCGCTATGATGCCAGCTTGAGAGAACTGCAAAACATAGTTCATGACATTTCTTGTAGCAGCATAACAACAACAGAGGTTGTGGATCAGCTTTCGAAGCTGGTTTGCAACCGTATGGG GGGTTCAGCTTCTGCTGGGGAGGATGAATTTCTTTCTTTCTGGAGGGATTGCAGTAATAACCTGAAAGATTGCTTAGGATCTGTTGTTTTTCCCATAGGTAGTTTATCTGTTGGCCTCTGCAGGCATCGTGCCATATTGTTCAAA GTACTAGCTGATGCCATTGATTTACCATGTCGAATTGCAAAAGGATGTAAATATTGCAAAAGAGATGATGCTTCTTCTTGTCTTGTTCGATTTGGGCTTGAGAG GGAATATCTTGTTGATTTAATTGGGAAGCCAGGACAGTTATGCGAACCCGATTCTTTGCTGAATGGTCCATCTTCCATCTCATTTTGTTCACCCTTGCGCTTTCCAAGACTTAAACCAGCTGAAACTACAATTGATTTCAGGTCACTTGCCAAACAGTATTTCTCAGACTGTCTATCTCTTGAGCTTTTCTTCGACAACAGTTCTGCAG TCTCCATTTCAGAACAGTTTGATGGGAAAAGCAATGAAAGGAATAACCTTAGGCCAATTTCGAGTGACATCAACAGAAGCTCTCACCTTCCTTTGTATCCGCAATCTGCTCTTCCGAGCACGCATGATCAAGCTTCTGAAACATATATGTTATGTAACCCTCCTCAGAATATTATAGACTCAACAACTGTGGGCAAGTATCCACCTCCTTTAAAGCATAAGCGTCCTGTTTGTATTTCCAATGATGATGTCATTGAGGGTAGGAGGTTTGTCGAAGGAAGTCAACTGATTCCTAGCAAGCCTACTCGAGAGGTTGCCTTTGACATGGAGGATTTAGCCATACCGTGGAATGATCttaatttaaaagaaaaaatagGATCAG GTTCTTTTGGAACTGTACATCGTGCTGAGTGGAATGGCTCG GATGTTGCTGTGAAAATTTTGATGGAGCAAGATTTTCATGCTGAACGCTTCAAAGAATTCATGAGGGAG GTTGCAATAATGAAACATTTGCGGCATCCAAACATTGTTTTATTAATGGGGGCAGTCACTCAACCTCCTAACTTATCAATTGTCACCGAATATTTATCAAG GGGTAGCTTATATAGACTGTTGCATAGACCCGGTGCCAAGGAAGTTTTGGATGAGAGGCGTAGGCTTAGTATGGCTTACGACGTG GCAAAGGGGATGAATTATCTTCACAAACGCAATCCCCCCATTGTTCATAGAGATCTGAAATCTCCAAATCTTCTTGTTGACAAGAAATACACTGTGAAG GTTTGTGATTTTGGACTTTCCCGCTTAAAGGCCAATACATTTCTCTCTTCCAAGTCAGCTGCTGGGACT CCCGAGTGGATGGCTCCAGAAGTTCTTCGCGACGAGCCATCAAATGAGAAGTCTGATCTTTACAGCTTTGGGGTAATCATGTGGGAGCTTGCAACATTGCAACAGCCGTGGGGTAATTTGAATCCAGCACAG gttgttgctgctgttggCTTCAAGGGAAAAAGGCTCGAGATCCCGCGCGAGTTGAATCCCCAAATAGCTGCCATAATTGAGGCTTGCTGGGCCAA TGAGCCCTGGAAACGGCCTTCTTTTGCGAGCATTATGGATTCTCTGAGGTCATTACTCAAACCCCCTACACCTCAACCTGGTCTTCCAAACATGCCGCCTCTCACCTGA